One window from the genome of Halofilum ochraceum encodes:
- a CDS encoding DUF4397 domain-containing protein, with amino-acid sequence MRRNALTVGIIIATTGLLTACGGDDNDSADRAEVRAIHASSNAPDVDIALNGDVAIPMLAFATASDLLAVNPGTFTVTVEAITPTGDVEVINANVPLVADQETTIIALGNVGGSGDLALGPLVVTAPDADPGAGEVRVQVVHASAAAAATGPLDVYVTAPGDALADSDPIGTFGFKETLGPLTVPAADYRIRVTPENDAGTVVFDSGTVSLAGGADLVISAIDNVGPESAPVRLLVAPEGADSFLLLDDGAEAAVGVGHLSADTPNVDVALDGNFSPPAFENLSFPSVTDFAEVPAGTYDIDAATTGNTASAVGADDVELVAGERFTGYAVGLLNGAPGLELIFSEDDIRSIATEARLRVIHAASQVPGTNGAVDIYLTPEGTQAGALATTDPTIEDFPYKEISEFLSVAPATYEVFVTPADTTIASIGPVTVMLEAGDVTTAIAHDDENDIGGSFALLPVDETTR; translated from the coding sequence ATGCGCAGAAACGCACTCACGGTGGGCATCATCATTGCCACGACCGGCCTTCTCACGGCCTGCGGCGGCGATGACAACGACTCGGCCGATCGGGCCGAAGTCCGGGCCATTCACGCGTCGTCAAACGCCCCCGATGTCGATATCGCCCTCAACGGCGACGTCGCGATCCCGATGTTGGCCTTCGCCACTGCTTCCGATCTTCTTGCCGTCAATCCCGGTACCTTTACCGTAACGGTTGAGGCCATTACCCCGACCGGCGATGTCGAAGTCATCAATGCCAATGTACCGCTCGTCGCCGACCAGGAGACCACGATCATCGCCCTCGGCAACGTGGGTGGCAGTGGTGATCTGGCGCTCGGCCCGCTCGTCGTGACCGCCCCCGATGCCGATCCAGGCGCGGGAGAAGTACGCGTGCAGGTAGTCCACGCCTCCGCGGCTGCAGCCGCAACCGGCCCGCTGGATGTCTACGTGACCGCACCAGGCGACGCACTCGCCGACTCGGATCCGATCGGGACATTCGGGTTCAAGGAGACGCTGGGCCCGCTGACGGTCCCCGCCGCCGACTACCGTATCCGGGTTACGCCGGAGAACGACGCCGGAACGGTCGTGTTCGATTCCGGCACGGTGTCGCTGGCGGGCGGCGCCGATCTCGTCATCAGCGCGATCGACAATGTCGGGCCCGAGTCCGCGCCGGTGCGGCTGCTGGTCGCTCCCGAGGGCGCCGATTCCTTCCTGCTCCTGGATGACGGCGCCGAGGCCGCGGTCGGTGTCGGGCATTTGTCCGCCGATACACCCAACGTCGACGTAGCGCTCGACGGCAACTTCAGTCCGCCCGCGTTCGAGAACCTATCGTTTCCATCGGTCACGGATTTCGCGGAGGTCCCGGCCGGCACGTACGACATCGACGCGGCCACGACCGGCAACACGGCCTCGGCGGTGGGTGCAGACGACGTCGAACTCGTCGCAGGCGAGCGTTTCACGGGCTATGCGGTCGGTCTCCTCAACGGAGCCCCCGGACTGGAACTGATCTTCAGTGAGGACGATATCCGCTCCATCGCCACCGAAGCCCGCCTGCGCGTCATTCACGCGGCGAGCCAGGTGCCCGGAACGAACGGCGCGGTCGACATCTACCTCACGCCAGAAGGCACGCAAGCGGGCGCTCTGGCGACAACCGATCCCACCATCGAGGACTTCCCCTACAAGGAGATCAGCGAGTTTCTCTCGGTAGCACCCGCGACGTACGAGGTCTTCGTCACGCCCGCCGACACCACCATCGCCTCCATCGGACCGGTGACCGTCATGCTCGAAGCCGGCGATGTAACGACAGCCATCGCGCACGATGATGAAAACGACATTGGTGGGTCATTCGCCCTGTTGCCAGTCGACGAGACCACACGCTGA
- a CDS encoding DUF1622 domain-containing protein, with protein sequence MDGFITDLAAWCAGIIEILGIGIITVFALYALLNAAVRLATREDNDSVFYGVRQFLGRGILLGLEFLIAADIIYTVAIELTFTTVGVLAVVVLIRTFLSFTLEVEINGRWPWQEKQ encoded by the coding sequence GTGGATGGCTTCATAACTGATTTGGCCGCCTGGTGCGCAGGAATAATCGAGATTCTGGGCATCGGTATTATTACCGTTTTCGCGCTGTATGCGCTGCTTAACGCGGCGGTTCGACTGGCCACAAGAGAAGACAACGACTCGGTGTTTTATGGCGTCCGTCAGTTCCTTGGGCGCGGTATTCTGCTTGGACTCGAGTTTCTCATTGCGGCGGACATTATCTATACGGTTGCGATCGAGCTGACCTTTACGACGGTAGGGGTGCTGGCGGTCGTCGTACTGATCCGTACGTTCCTGAGTTTCACCCTTGAAGTCGAGATCAACGGTCGATGGCCGTGGCAGGAAAAGCAGTAG
- a CDS encoding cupin domain-containing protein, producing the protein MSASEGGKKAPLPERLTVDHAAARLREVAPQPFVELFRHGSLHIELYQPDRVDEQEPHDRDEVYVVISGSGEFVNGETRRRFEAGEVLFVPAGVEHYFEHFSEDFATWVIFYGPVGGERHGD; encoded by the coding sequence ATGAGCGCAAGCGAGGGCGGGAAAAAAGCGCCGCTGCCGGAGCGGCTTACGGTTGATCATGCCGCGGCGCGGTTGCGCGAGGTCGCGCCACAGCCGTTCGTGGAACTGTTTCGGCACGGTAGTCTGCACATCGAGCTGTATCAGCCGGACCGGGTGGATGAGCAGGAACCTCACGACCGCGACGAGGTGTATGTGGTGATCTCCGGATCCGGGGAGTTCGTCAACGGGGAGACCCGCCGACGGTTTGAAGCCGGGGAAGTGTTGTTTGTCCCGGCGGGTGTCGAGCACTACTTCGAGCATTTCAGTGAGGACTTCGCAACCTGGGTGATTTTTTACGGCCCGGTTGGCGGCGAACGGCATGGTGATTGA
- a CDS encoding DUF2058 domain-containing protein, whose protein sequence is MSKSLEDQFKELGLANEKQVRKARQGKKKKKGNRKPTRSEAAAPEPETESAKRERAEKAERDRRLESERQAERQAKETAARVRQIAQTNRVEREKGDVAYHFTYGSRIKELWLSKAQHRRLAEGEIGLVAVGDRYELVSKATAERIREIDAAAVLVLNSGSGDSGDDPYADFPVPDDLMW, encoded by the coding sequence ATGTCGAAGTCCCTGGAAGACCAGTTCAAGGAGCTGGGTCTCGCCAACGAGAAGCAGGTGCGCAAGGCCCGGCAGGGCAAGAAGAAAAAGAAGGGTAACCGCAAGCCGACGCGCAGTGAGGCCGCCGCGCCCGAGCCGGAAACCGAGTCGGCAAAGCGGGAGCGCGCGGAGAAGGCCGAGCGCGATCGCCGGCTCGAGTCGGAGCGCCAGGCAGAGCGTCAGGCGAAGGAGACCGCCGCGCGCGTTCGCCAGATCGCGCAGACGAACCGCGTCGAGCGCGAGAAAGGCGATGTGGCCTATCACTTCACGTACGGCAGCCGGATCAAGGAACTGTGGCTGAGCAAGGCCCAGCATCGGCGTCTCGCCGAGGGCGAGATCGGGCTCGTGGCCGTCGGTGACCGCTATGAACTGGTGTCGAAAGCGACGGCGGAACGGATCCGCGAGATCGATGCGGCGGCGGTGCTCGTGCTGAACAGTGGGAGTGGGGACTCGGGCGATGACCCGTACGCGGACTTTCCGGTTCCGGATGACCTGATGTGGTGA